From a region of the Rubidibacter lacunae KORDI 51-2 genome:
- a CDS encoding heavy metal translocating P-type ATPase: MSEVQITAAEVSGLAPTLTVATFEVRGMKCAGCVSAVERQIAQQPGVVSAAVNLVTASAVVQYDSHLGNPQQIADKLTATGFTTQPRRSDGSDERTDPAVRRAAERRQQARQLAIAAALIGLSAIGHLKHWGGPEIPVLSNIWAHWGLATLAFLGPGRAIVVDGARSLWHGLPNMNALVGLGTTSAYLASCVALVLPGLGWDCFFDEPVMLLGFILLGRTLESRARGRASAALEALLSLQPPAAQLVNQPDPSVPALPVPVGQVRAGDWVRILPGEKIPVDGDLASGQTTVDESMLTGEPMPIAKGPGDRLAAGTLNQSGAIVVRATQVGGDTTLAKIVAAVEDAQVRKAPVQQLADAVAGYFAYGVMAIAALTFGFWYLFGTRVWSDAIAAGPLADVASPLLLSLRLAIAVLVVACPCALGLATPTAILVGTSLGAQRGLLIKGGDVLERVRHLNSIAFDKTGTLTEGRPTVTDVVVDGMEIGDNAERDRVLQLAAIAESGTHHPLAAAIVAAATERNLKISGGAEFYTEAGAGVAATASDQRACVGTADWLQSRGIPIAPHLEARVRELAAAGKTIAYVAADGEAIGAIALEDRLRPDAKATIARLQAAGLKTLLLTGDTPAAARMIAAQAGIDPENTIAGLRPAEKAEHIRNWQADGTTVAMVGDGINDAPALAQAEIGIALKNGTDVAIETAAIVLMRDRLTDVVAAIELSRATLGKIRQNLFWALGYNAIAIPAAAGVFLPQFHIALGPAAAGGFMAFSSVMVVTNSLLLRRWRPNSKD, from the coding sequence ATGTCAGAAGTACAGATAACCGCCGCCGAGGTGTCCGGACTCGCACCGACTTTGACAGTTGCAACCTTCGAAGTAAGAGGTATGAAGTGTGCGGGGTGCGTCAGTGCTGTCGAGCGACAAATTGCGCAGCAACCTGGGGTCGTATCGGCAGCCGTCAATTTGGTGACAGCTTCGGCTGTGGTTCAGTACGATTCCCATCTCGGCAATCCGCAACAAATTGCCGACAAGCTGACTGCGACCGGATTTACAACACAGCCGCGAAGGAGTGACGGTTCGGACGAGCGCACCGATCCAGCAGTGCGTCGCGCTGCCGAACGACGCCAGCAGGCACGTCAGCTCGCGATCGCGGCAGCGCTGATCGGACTGTCGGCGATCGGCCACCTCAAGCATTGGGGCGGTCCAGAAATTCCCGTGTTGAGCAATATCTGGGCTCATTGGGGCTTGGCGACGCTAGCATTCCTCGGTCCCGGTCGCGCGATCGTGGTCGACGGCGCGCGCAGTCTCTGGCACGGATTGCCGAATATGAACGCGCTGGTGGGCTTGGGGACGACGAGTGCGTATTTGGCCAGCTGCGTGGCACTGGTGCTGCCCGGGCTCGGTTGGGACTGTTTTTTCGACGAACCCGTGATGCTGCTGGGCTTCATTTTGCTGGGACGCACCTTAGAAAGTCGAGCGCGCGGGCGGGCGTCGGCAGCACTGGAGGCGCTGCTATCGCTCCAGCCACCGGCCGCACAACTGGTCAACCAGCCCGATCCAAGCGTGCCGGCACTGCCGGTGCCGGTAGGACAAGTGCGGGCCGGCGACTGGGTCCGCATCTTGCCCGGCGAGAAGATTCCTGTCGATGGCGATCTTGCCTCCGGGCAAACAACCGTCGATGAGTCGATGCTGACGGGCGAGCCGATGCCGATCGCTAAGGGGCCGGGCGATCGCCTGGCAGCCGGGACACTGAATCAATCGGGGGCGATCGTCGTGCGGGCGACGCAGGTCGGAGGCGACACGACGCTGGCGAAGATCGTCGCGGCCGTGGAAGACGCGCAGGTGCGCAAAGCGCCGGTTCAGCAACTTGCCGACGCGGTTGCAGGGTATTTTGCCTACGGTGTCATGGCAATCGCTGCCCTGACATTCGGATTTTGGTATCTCTTCGGCACGCGCGTGTGGAGCGATGCGATCGCTGCCGGGCCGTTGGCAGACGTTGCTTCGCCGTTGCTGCTGAGTTTGCGGTTGGCGATCGCGGTGTTGGTGGTGGCGTGTCCCTGTGCGTTGGGACTGGCAACGCCGACGGCGATCTTGGTCGGCACGAGCTTGGGAGCCCAGCGCGGATTGTTGATCAAAGGCGGCGACGTGTTGGAGCGCGTGCGGCACCTCAACTCAATTGCTTTCGATAAAACCGGCACGCTGACGGAAGGGCGACCGACGGTAACGGACGTCGTCGTTGATGGCATGGAGATCGGCGACAATGCAGAGCGCGATCGGGTGCTGCAGCTGGCAGCAATCGCTGAAAGTGGGACGCATCATCCACTGGCCGCCGCGATCGTGGCAGCAGCGACCGAACGCAACCTCAAAATCTCCGGCGGTGCGGAGTTTTATACAGAAGCCGGCGCGGGGGTCGCGGCCACCGCGAGTGACCAGCGCGCTTGCGTCGGCACGGCAGATTGGCTGCAGTCCAGGGGCATCCCGATCGCACCTCACCTAGAGGCACGGGTGCGAGAGCTGGCGGCAGCTGGCAAGACGATCGCCTACGTAGCAGCAGACGGCGAAGCCATTGGCGCCATTGCTTTAGAAGATCGCTTGCGTCCCGATGCCAAGGCAACGATCGCGCGGTTGCAAGCGGCAGGACTGAAAACGCTTTTGCTGACTGGCGATACACCTGCAGCTGCCCGAATGATCGCCGCACAAGCCGGCATCGACCCCGAAAACACGATTGCGGGTCTGCGTCCGGCAGAGAAAGCCGAGCACATCCGAAACTGGCAAGCCGATGGCACGACCGTTGCGATGGTAGGCGACGGCATCAACGACGCTCCTGCACTGGCGCAAGCCGAGATCGGCATTGCCCTCAAAAATGGCACGGACGTTGCTATCGAAACAGCTGCAATCGTGTTGATGCGCGATCGCTTAACGGACGTAGTAGCAGCAATAGAACTGAGTCGGGCAACTCTAGGCAAGATCCGGCAAAACCTGTTTTGGGCGCTCGGCTATAACGCCATTGCCATTCCAGCAGCAGCAGGTGTTTTCCTCCCTCAATTCCATATCGCCCTGGGTCCGGCAGCAGCAGGCGGCTTTATGGCGTTCAGCTCTGTCATGGTCGTGACGAACTCCCTGTTGTTGAGGCGTTGGCGTCCGAACTCGAAGGATTGA
- a CDS encoding SDR family NAD(P)-dependent oxidoreductase, translated as MSVALITGASSGIGMAFARALAQRQTDLVLLARRKERLQSLAMELRDRYSIRVEFLVQDLTAPDAVDCVERGIATLDLPIDLLVNNAGFGDYSPFEQGDRAKLLQMIQLNVMALTDLTYRFLPSMLARHSGGIINVGSTASYVPLPYMAVYSATKSFVLSFSEALWAETHDRGVKVLALCPGPTATDFFKIAGMPTDGDMVKPLSFATPEQVVEEALRAYDRGRAAIVAGGIGNQMLCAAPRFVPNEFLLKGVAGLFRPPEVSERT; from the coding sequence ATGTCCGTTGCTTTGATTACAGGTGCTTCCTCTGGGATCGGTATGGCGTTTGCTCGCGCGCTCGCGCAACGCCAAACCGATCTCGTTTTATTAGCGCGGCGTAAAGAACGCTTGCAGTCCCTCGCAATGGAACTGCGCGATCGCTACTCGATCCGCGTCGAGTTCCTCGTTCAAGATCTAACAGCTCCCGATGCCGTCGATTGTGTCGAACGCGGGATCGCGACCCTGGACTTACCCATCGATCTACTCGTTAACAACGCGGGATTTGGCGACTACAGTCCATTCGAGCAGGGCGATCGCGCCAAGCTCTTGCAAATGATTCAACTCAACGTGATGGCGCTGACGGATCTAACCTACCGCTTTCTACCATCGATGCTGGCGCGGCATTCTGGAGGCATCATCAACGTCGGGTCCACCGCGAGCTACGTCCCGCTGCCGTATATGGCTGTTTATTCAGCAACTAAATCCTTCGTACTCAGCTTTAGCGAGGCACTTTGGGCGGAAACCCACGATCGCGGGGTCAAGGTTCTGGCATTGTGTCCGGGCCCAACAGCAACGGATTTTTTCAAAATAGCGGGTATGCCAACTGATGGCGATATGGTTAAACCTTTGAGTTTTGCCACCCCCGAACAGGTCGTTGAAGAAGCTCTGCGAGCTTACGATCGCGGTCGCGCGGCGATCGTCGCGGGCGGCATTGGCAACCAAATGCTCTGTGCCGCACCGCGCTTTGTGCCGAACGAATTTCTGCTCAAGGGCGTTGCCGGGTTGTTCCGACCCCCCGAGGTATCCGAACGAACCTAG